The proteins below are encoded in one region of Sphingomonas sp.:
- the egtD gene encoding L-histidine N(alpha)-methyltransferase has protein sequence MLKQEPEDGQATLADPHFRADVLTGLAATPRAIPARWFYDRRGSELFERITDLPEYYPTRTETALLERIGPELGGLAAPDAAVVEFGSGSSTKTPILLRAVQPAAYVPIDISGDFLRQSARALSADFPGLPVYPVEADFLRPVPLPREVADLPKLGFFPGSTIGNMQAFHAVDLLRAMRDWLGEGARLLIGMDRIKPPEILIPAYDDAQGTTAAFNMNLLERINRELGGDIPLDAFRHRAVWNADAARIEMHLEARRAVNFAIGDRMFHIPQGETIHTENSHKYGPNGARMLLRAGGWTPIAEWTDPQDWFALMLCEAQPLRRAP, from the coding sequence ATGCTGAAACAAGAGCCCGAAGATGGCCAGGCCACCCTCGCCGATCCCCATTTCCGCGCCGATGTCCTGACCGGCCTCGCCGCGACGCCGCGCGCGATCCCCGCGCGCTGGTTCTACGATCGCCGCGGCTCGGAGCTGTTCGAGCGGATCACCGATCTCCCCGAATATTATCCGACCCGCACCGAAACCGCGTTGCTGGAGAGGATCGGTCCCGAGCTTGGCGGTCTCGCCGCGCCCGATGCCGCGGTCGTCGAGTTCGGATCGGGCTCCTCGACCAAGACGCCGATCCTGCTCCGTGCGGTCCAGCCCGCCGCCTATGTGCCGATCGACATTTCCGGGGATTTCCTCCGCCAGTCGGCACGCGCGCTTTCCGCCGATTTCCCCGGCCTGCCGGTCTATCCGGTCGAGGCCGATTTCCTGCGTCCGGTGCCGCTGCCTCGGGAGGTCGCGGACCTGCCCAAGCTCGGCTTCTTCCCCGGCTCGACCATCGGCAACATGCAGGCCTTCCACGCCGTCGATCTGCTCCGCGCGATGCGGGATTGGCTGGGCGAGGGCGCCCGGTTGCTGATCGGCATGGATCGGATCAAGCCGCCCGAAATCCTGATTCCCGCCTATGACGATGCGCAGGGCACCACCGCCGCGTTCAACATGAACCTGCTCGAGCGGATCAACCGGGAGCTGGGCGGCGACATCCCTCTCGACGCCTTTCGCCACCGCGCCGTGTGGAACGCCGATGCCGCCCGCATCGAGATGCATCTGGAAGCCCGGCGCGCGGTGAACTTCGCTATCGGTGACCGCATGTTCCACATTCCCCAGGGCGAAACGATCCACACCGAGAACAGCCACAAATACGGCCCCAACGGCGCCCGCATGCTGCTCCGCGCCGGCGGCTGGACCCCGATCGCCGAATGGACCGATCCGCAGGACTGGTTCGCGCTGATGCTCTGCGAAGCGCAGCCGCTGCGGCGCGCGCCCTGA
- a CDS encoding cob(I)yrinic acid a,c-diamide adenosyltransferase, which translates to MVKLNKIYTRTGDDGTTGLVDGSRIAKSDPLMAAIGDVDEANSAIGVARTHFAGDEFDRILARIQNDLFDLGADLATPASIEGGLRIVPSQVAWLEERIDHMNAALAPLTSFILPAGEAGAAALHLARAITRRAERAAVAAQAAAQPLAYLNRLSDFLFVAARAVNQQGGGDVLWVPGASR; encoded by the coding sequence ATGGTCAAGCTCAACAAGATCTACACCCGCACCGGCGACGACGGCACCACCGGGCTGGTGGACGGCTCGCGCATCGCCAAGTCCGATCCGCTGATGGCCGCGATCGGCGATGTCGATGAGGCCAACAGCGCCATCGGCGTCGCCCGCACGCATTTCGCCGGCGACGAGTTCGATCGCATCCTCGCCCGTATCCAGAACGATCTGTTCGATCTCGGCGCCGATCTCGCTACCCCGGCCAGCATCGAAGGCGGCCTGCGCATCGTGCCCAGCCAGGTCGCGTGGCTGGAGGAGCGTATCGATCATATGAACGCCGCGCTCGCCCCGCTGACCAGCTTCATTCTCCCTGCCGGAGAGGCCGGGGCCGCCGCGCTCCATCTCGCCCGCGCCATCACCCGCCGCGCCGAACGCGCCGCGGTCGCGGCGCAAGCCGCCGCCCAGCCGCTCGCCTATCTCAACCGCCTGTCCGATTTCCTGTTCGTCGCCGCCCGTGCGGTGAACCAACAGGGGGGCGGAGACGTTCTCTGGGTCCCGGGGGCTTCGCGCTAA
- the egtB gene encoding ergothioneine biosynthesis protein EgtB: protein MRTKREAHSASALAESFSRTRSLSMALAAPLSDADATIQSMDDASPAKWHLAHTSWFFETFILRDHVPGYALHDERFPFLFNSYYEAEGARHARPSRGMLSRPSLDEIRAYRHAVDAAVLGALPGLAPQVAELVTLGIHHEQQHQELLLTDILHHFSVNPLEPALWEGAPKVPVAMPGPIGWIEGQAGVVEIGHAGPSSGIAFAFDCEGPRHPVLLTPHAIADRTVTNGEWAAFIADGGYADPRHWLSDGWSWVQANAIEAPLYWKRERGAWTRFGLDGRRGVDPAAPVTHISFYEADAYASWAGARLPTEFEWEAAAAAHDSDGGNQLDAAGAVEPRPAAEGPAFFGDVWEWTGSAYRPYPGFRAAEGAVGEYNGKFMSGQSILRGGSCATPRGHCRASYRNFFYPHQRWQFTGVRLARDL, encoded by the coding sequence ATGCGAACAAAGCGTGAGGCCCACAGCGCATCGGCATTGGCCGAAAGCTTCTCGCGCACCCGCTCGCTGAGCATGGCTCTCGCCGCGCCGCTGTCCGATGCCGATGCCACGATCCAGTCGATGGACGATGCCTCGCCGGCGAAATGGCATCTCGCCCACACCAGCTGGTTTTTCGAGACCTTCATCCTGCGCGATCATGTGCCCGGCTATGCGCTCCATGACGAACGTTTCCCGTTTCTGTTCAACAGCTATTACGAAGCCGAGGGCGCGCGCCATGCCCGTCCCTCGCGCGGGATGCTGTCGCGTCCGTCGCTCGACGAGATCCGCGCCTATCGCCACGCGGTCGATGCCGCCGTGCTCGGCGCGCTGCCCGGCCTCGCCCCCCAGGTCGCGGAACTGGTCACGCTCGGAATCCATCACGAGCAGCAGCATCAGGAATTGCTGCTGACCGACATCCTCCACCATTTCTCGGTGAACCCGCTCGAGCCGGCGCTGTGGGAAGGCGCGCCCAAGGTTCCCGTCGCCATGCCCGGTCCGATCGGCTGGATCGAAGGGCAGGCGGGCGTGGTCGAGATCGGCCATGCCGGCCCAAGTTCCGGCATCGCCTTCGCCTTCGATTGCGAAGGCCCCCGCCATCCGGTGCTGCTCACCCCCCACGCCATTGCCGACCGCACCGTCACCAATGGCGAATGGGCCGCCTTCATCGCCGATGGCGGGTACGCCGATCCGCGCCACTGGCTGTCCGATGGCTGGTCCTGGGTCCAGGCCAATGCCATCGAAGCGCCGCTTTACTGGAAGCGGGAACGCGGCGCCTGGACCCGCTTCGGCCTTGATGGCCGGCGCGGCGTCGATCCCGCCGCGCCGGTGACGCATATCAGCTTCTACGAGGCCGATGCCTATGCCAGCTGGGCCGGCGCGCGCCTGCCCACCGAATTCGAATGGGAGGCCGCTGCCGCTGCTCACGATTCCGATGGCGGCAACCAGCTGGATGCCGCCGGGGCCGTCGAGCCGCGCCCGGCGGCGGAAGGCCCGGCCTTTTTCGGTGACGTCTGGGAATGGACCGGCAGCGCCTATCGCCCCTATCCCGGCTTCCGCGCGGCCGAGGGTGCGGTCGGCGAATATAATGGCAAGTTCATGAGCGGGCAGTCGATCCTGCGCGGCGGCTCCTGCGCCACGCCGCGCGGCCATTGCCGTGCCAGCTACCGCAACTTCTTCTACCCCCACCAGCGCTGGCAATTCACCGGCGTCCGGCTGGCGAGGGATTTGTGA